From Blastopirellula marina, the proteins below share one genomic window:
- a CDS encoding WD40 repeat domain-containing protein yields MIKQIIGTTAVIATWVVPSIAMAQVSAIKLSHTIQLQPDSERLHPPVVSQVEIHPTGKLMAVAGDDHFVRIMEVATGRVIVTLKEHTDWVRAAQFSPNGKLLATAGNDRQVLLWDVQENIQLRSGSEFPSVITAVDFNHDGTQLAVVGFGESVVVYDANTGKKVHQWKTAGNDLRAVAFSPDGKLVAAAGRTGVIRVWDAVSGTQVKDIRAHNERIHGLAFSDDGAQIISGSEDRKLTVHNVNTGQELASMPTGDAKVFSVSLVQPRVIATGGSDNEVHLWSLDTYEEIDRLTGHDGTVSTLAAQGQTMVSSGFDTTIRVWDLGNSRQNPPPVLTVPVSRFSN; encoded by the coding sequence ATGATTAAGCAAATTATCGGTACCACGGCAGTGATCGCTACTTGGGTCGTTCCGTCGATTGCCATGGCTCAGGTTTCGGCCATCAAGTTGTCGCATACCATTCAGCTACAACCCGATTCCGAGCGACTTCATCCGCCGGTTGTTTCTCAGGTCGAAATTCACCCGACCGGTAAACTGATGGCGGTTGCCGGAGACGATCATTTTGTGCGAATCATGGAAGTCGCCACTGGGCGTGTGATCGTAACGCTCAAAGAACATACCGATTGGGTCCGAGCCGCACAGTTCTCGCCCAATGGCAAGCTGCTGGCCACCGCCGGAAACGATCGCCAGGTACTGTTATGGGACGTACAGGAAAACATCCAACTGCGTAGTGGAAGTGAATTTCCTAGCGTCATCACCGCGGTCGATTTCAATCATGATGGAACCCAATTGGCCGTCGTGGGCTTCGGTGAGTCGGTCGTTGTCTACGATGCAAACACTGGCAAGAAGGTCCATCAATGGAAGACTGCCGGAAACGATCTGCGGGCAGTTGCTTTTTCACCCGATGGCAAACTGGTTGCCGCTGCCGGACGTACAGGTGTTATTCGTGTTTGGGATGCCGTTAGCGGCACTCAGGTGAAGGATATCCGCGCACACAACGAGCGTATCCACGGTTTGGCGTTTTCCGACGATGGTGCGCAGATCATCAGCGGAAGTGAAGATCGCAAGCTGACCGTACACAACGTCAACACGGGACAGGAACTCGCTTCGATGCCTACCGGCGATGCGAAGGTGTTTTCCGTTTCGCTTGTTCAACCACGCGTCATTGCCACAGGTGGAAGTGATAACGAAGTTCATCTGTGGAGCTTAGATACGTACGAAGAGATTGATCGCCTGACAGGCCATGATGGCACTGTCTCGACGCTTGCGGCTCAAGGGCAAACGATGGTTTCCAGCGGTTTCGATACCACGATCCGCGTTTGGGACCTGGGTAACTCGCGTCAAAATCCCCCCCCCGTGTTAACGGTTCCGGTCAGCCGTTTCTCGAATTAA